The following are from one region of the Halodesulfurarchaeum sp. HSR-GB genome:
- a CDS encoding TrlF family AAA-like ATPase — protein sequence MTVNRGSEWRKWDLHVHTPLSFESHYEISESEREDLDPIPELSDLDTPERLDPLIWTKFIDELEDVDNVDNIAITDYFSLEGYEIIQHLRAHGYLDNFDVILPNIEFRLGTFTGEHNRVNLHVVFSEDVTVDNIRQEFLTNLTIKLDGDEERSLRPASLKALGEQAKRFHEDSNTLSDFEAGCKYAWVDFGEIVDEIDDRPSIFEGNHLIVLSGAEWSEISWFSQDAEIRRQLLVESHALFSGNPNDRAWATGQADLSAKEFKDEFGSLKPVLHGSDAHNFKRLCQPDKDRYCWVKANNSFEGLKQVVFEPIDRLHIGPTSPEGFTQIHTLDSLKIRDGNVNTDLEIADENIPFNSNLVTVIGNQGAGKTALLDFVANCFNRRTREHAEDENSFISRIEDSSPTIETELTFKGGDIQPFSKKILEPETVEGPDISHIPQGKIVEYCEKGNELHDRIRTLVTESVRQDTTLLVSNLEQKKSEISDLAQNLRSINAELHEINPQQVEADIAEERTNRIQIETLLDNKKEEIEQFKEANEEELQETEAEELQSELDDLDDMFEAVGEFIEDINSAHSSLEEVEQLNELLKSINDRKELIDTDRTVDRIELDDQRESLNILREEAKTTQEDLSNDIEEIRGELEKLDEVDEELSNLLEEKRQIEERLENSKDNLSSLSDMLDKTEKLKEKRENVFISYVDAFFDLKEIYGNIASDFSEGETAVLEDIEFEPQIELEENRTHDFVDMLDNRSVNRSDIKPLVKELDRIVSNSRPDDLREQIGEYLFDLENHRENLLDSRDPIDFDSLLYGDCLRLSEEIYYQEIPMAQLSRGQKGTVLLRIYLAKGEHPLIIDSPEENLDNQFVFEELIGAVRDAKKDRQIFLATHDANLVVNTDSEQVIIAEFNEGLISFEGGALENAEVRDKAKGILEGGDEAFKLREEKYDLNPGS from the coding sequence ATGACAGTTAACCGAGGCTCAGAATGGAGAAAGTGGGACCTCCATGTGCATACTCCACTTTCATTCGAATCCCACTATGAAATATCTGAATCGGAACGAGAAGACCTAGATCCTATACCTGAATTGAGCGATTTAGATACACCTGAGCGATTAGATCCTCTGATTTGGACGAAATTCATTGACGAACTTGAAGATGTAGATAATGTGGATAATATCGCGATTACAGACTACTTTTCTCTTGAGGGTTATGAAATAATCCAGCATCTACGGGCCCACGGCTATTTAGATAATTTTGACGTTATTCTACCAAACATTGAATTTCGGTTGGGGACTTTTACCGGAGAACACAATCGTGTGAATCTACATGTTGTCTTTTCGGAGGACGTAACAGTGGATAATATTCGTCAAGAATTTTTGACAAATTTGACAATCAAATTGGATGGAGATGAAGAACGCTCGCTAAGACCTGCGTCTTTGAAGGCTCTTGGTGAACAAGCTAAACGGTTTCATGAAGATAGTAACACTTTGAGCGACTTTGAAGCAGGTTGTAAATACGCATGGGTAGATTTCGGAGAAATTGTTGACGAAATTGACGATAGACCCTCGATTTTTGAAGGAAACCACCTCATTGTTCTTTCCGGTGCTGAGTGGAGTGAGATTAGTTGGTTTAGTCAAGATGCAGAAATTCGTAGGCAATTACTCGTTGAATCCCATGCACTGTTTTCCGGGAATCCAAACGATCGCGCTTGGGCAACCGGACAAGCTGATTTATCAGCAAAGGAGTTCAAAGATGAATTTGGCTCCTTAAAACCCGTGCTGCATGGATCTGATGCACACAATTTTAAAAGGTTATGTCAACCCGATAAAGATCGGTACTGTTGGGTAAAGGCCAATAATTCCTTTGAAGGCCTAAAACAAGTGGTTTTTGAACCCATTGATAGGTTACATATTGGGCCCACTTCCCCAGAAGGATTTACTCAGATTCACACGCTTGATTCACTGAAAATCCGAGACGGAAATGTCAACACAGACTTAGAGATTGCTGATGAGAATATCCCCTTCAATTCAAATTTAGTTACTGTAATTGGAAATCAGGGTGCTGGAAAAACCGCACTTCTAGATTTTGTGGCGAATTGCTTCAATCGGAGAACACGAGAGCATGCTGAAGACGAAAACTCGTTTATTAGTCGCATTGAAGACTCGTCCCCAACTATTGAAACGGAATTAACATTCAAGGGAGGCGATATACAACCATTTTCCAAGAAAATACTGGAGCCTGAAACCGTCGAGGGCCCTGATATTTCTCACATACCTCAGGGCAAAATCGTCGAATACTGTGAGAAAGGTAATGAATTGCACGATCGGATTAGAACGCTAGTCACGGAATCTGTACGTCAAGATACAACACTGTTAGTTAGTAATCTTGAACAAAAGAAATCGGAGATTAGCGACCTTGCCCAAAATCTCAGAAGTATTAACGCTGAATTGCACGAGATAAATCCCCAACAGGTTGAGGCTGATATTGCTGAGGAGAGGACGAATCGGATCCAGATTGAGACACTCTTAGACAATAAGAAAGAAGAAATCGAACAGTTTAAAGAAGCAAATGAAGAGGAACTGCAGGAAACGGAAGCGGAGGAACTCCAATCTGAGTTGGATGATCTTGATGATATGTTTGAGGCTGTCGGCGAGTTCATTGAGGACATCAATTCAGCCCATTCGTCGTTAGAAGAGGTGGAGCAGCTGAATGAATTGCTAAAAAGTATTAACGACAGAAAAGAGTTGATCGATACCGATCGAACGGTTGATCGCATAGAGTTAGATGACCAACGAGAAAGTTTGAACATCCTTAGAGAAGAGGCAAAAACCACACAGGAAGATTTATCAAACGATATTGAAGAAATTCGCGGCGAACTTGAGAAACTTGATGAGGTTGACGAGGAACTTTCGAACTTATTGGAGGAAAAGCGGCAAATAGAGGAGAGACTCGAGAATTCGAAAGATAATTTATCATCTCTATCGGACATGCTCGACAAGACAGAGAAATTAAAAGAAAAGCGCGAAAACGTGTTTATCTCTTATGTAGATGCGTTTTTTGATCTTAAAGAGATATACGGCAACATTGCGTCAGATTTCTCCGAGGGAGAAACGGCTGTTCTTGAAGATATCGAGTTTGAACCTCAGATTGAATTGGAGGAGAATCGGACTCATGATTTTGTAGATATGCTCGACAATCGATCAGTGAACCGCTCTGATATAAAACCGCTTGTAAAAGAATTGGATCGTATTGTATCGAATTCTAGGCCGGATGATCTACGTGAGCAGATTGGTGAATACTTGTTCGACCTGGAGAATCATAGAGAGAACTTGCTTGACTCCCGTGATCCAATAGATTTTGACTCACTGTTGTATGGTGATTGTCTCCGGTTGTCTGAGGAAATTTACTATCAAGAAATTCCTATGGCACAGCTTTCCCGCGGCCAAAAAGGGACGGTTCTGCTGCGCATATATTTAGCCAAAGGAGAGCATCCATTGATTATAGACTCACCAGAGGAAAACCTCGATAATCAATTTGTTTTCGAAGAATTGATTGGTGCTGTCCGTGATGCGAAGAAGGACCGGCAGATTTTCTTAGCCACACATGATGCGAATTTAGTGGTGAATACTGACTCCGAACAAGTTATTATTGCAGAATTTAATGAAGGTCTAATTTCATTTGAAGGAGG